The window GCTCCagggaagaaaataataacacGCGACTGAGTCATTCAAACTGccaaagtataataaattatgcaacAAGTGATAACGAGATTTGACGGACATAAAGGAAATGGAGGAAGAGGCGAAGGCAGTTTCtcctaaaatttttgataataaaaatatttattcttagaGAAGATTaaggtaataaattttttgtttagtttcttttttactattttattaaattatataagattgtaatttttttcagcacAAAATCACattcttttcaattaaaacGACGAAGAAGAAGACTAATATGGTCTATGATACTAAGTATTCTGTTCTTTCTCCTCTTCCAAATGATTCGcagaataagaaatatttaaatcaaacttTTACCGTACATTGGGATGTAAAACTCACATTTTTCCTATCACTTTATCATAACAGATCATCTCTGCACGTCGTTGAGCAAAATACGTTGGATCTGCAAAACACAAATATGAGCAACTTCATGTCACCTAACTTGCTTCATAAATCTTACGTATTTGCAATATACATGTGCGAAGATATTTAAACCGACTCGAATCAAGTATACAATttgagtaaatatattttgaaaattgtataTCTTACCATCAGCTACGCGCAGATAATGAACCCAAGTAGCACGTAAAGCTGTAAAACGGCTGCGATAACGTTGTTGCAGTTTAAATTGCAGCATTTTTGTCTAGCACAGTTACTGCCACTACATTATTGCAACGTTTTGACAATGTTGTAGCAGCAAAAATAGGACaacatttttagattttaaacaTGTTGGTATTTACTAACTACgcattctttgtttttatacatttaatttctttatgttaaatataaaattgtgagtgagatttattgtaattttactcAACATTAGTTAGAAGACGACGGACGATTCACGACTCAAATTTCCAAAAGTTACAGCAGGAATCCGgtaacaagaaaaaatgcaTTACCAAAGAAGGAAAAATGCACTACATTCCAGGAAAACAAAAAGATAACGGAGAGAAGACGACGGACGATTACCATTATGAGAGATTTAAAAAGCAATTCAgacaattttgaattaaacttgtataattaaatatgttatagttttttaatgcatataaGTAAACGTcgatcattttttacattagatatatttctacatcagatgtttttttaattgtaatttaaatttaagaatcaagaaaaaataatcagggaacaatacaatattataaagaagaaaacgataaaaaatttgacttcCAATAGCTTAAGCAACAAAAATTATcctattttattgttttagataaataatttttaaatgaataagtggatgtaaaaaaacttacacgaatatttattaaagttttattagtgtagtaaaaaatttcatttaagaatCGGTTCATGCTCGATTCTCTAGTCAATAGAcacaaattttctaaattattttattcatgtacaagatatatgaataaatggtcacttactttttttaaatgtatatctaGCAcggaagagacccaaaaagtcatgcacattacctacgggattcatagatatttgactacatagtttaatatgtacattttgtgcacatagaggcgctgatggatgaaaacatctaaaacgacgcgatgtCATCGCGGCGATGACCGCTCTCCACCGctctctcaggttcctctctgccTAAAATGACGGGATGATCATTCTCAGGTTCCTCCAGGGTATGCGCACTCCCTCTTGTAAAAACAGGCGACGATTTTCAGCGCCTCTATCGCTGTCCCCGGAACCATCGAACTAAATGCGATCACGTGACTAGTCGCGCTACGTTCAAAtcgcatgtatatatatgcacgtatatatatttacatgcatttttaattgtgGTTCATACAAGAACAATCAATATCATTTTGTAGTCAAAATAGATGTGctatataatctataaataaagtacagtaagaaaatttgtaatgcaataatacaatatatgatattttgaCTACAAAGTGTAATAAATTGTTCTCGCATGAAactaactttaaaattaagatttttatataaaattaagattattaaaaatttataatataaatatttttatttttatttctatatttattataattatatatacatttaaataaattttctttattctttttgtcACAAAGATTTTCtctacattataataaaattactagtataagcaaattaattaaaaatataaacaaaataattaaaattaaattttctttctatacacaataaatttgtatacttcttatattaatattttatacaattgcaacaaatttttccGTCCCACTTTACAGACTGCGGACTGTCGGATaccttatttatataatatccggtgtggttaaaaaatttgatgcaAAGCATATAATGGCTGTATTCTAAAATTCACTGTTTGTACTGAAAATGTATAGTATACATAATgtgaactatagattttcagttcTTGCAATGTAATTTGGAATACAGCCAAAATGCAACCACAGCATCATGTAACATTTCACACAACCATTcacaatacaattttatacataaatttacgtattatatatatttgtgaatatgtttctcttgcaaatgaattcaagaatcgagccccagagTTATCTCTCTGATCCTACTAAAAAACACGCCGGCAGTTAAgggttaaaaaatgattatatataaataactacaaaaaattattataaatattacttcaaTTACCTTTTTCGTTCAGAGAATTGCTTTCAAAACTGTAGAGCCTTTGAGAGCCTTTTATAACGTCCAGCTCGTTACACACTGTTGTTACACACTGGTTAGCACAAGTTATCACAACTGATCACAACCGTTGACTGTTATGGACCGTTAACACGTAGCCAGCATCAACGGTTGACAACGGTTGTCTAGCAACGGTCGATAGTGCTGCCGACTATCGCTGTCCCCGTTCACTAAAACCAATAGAACTTCCGTCCCCACTAAAGTAATAGGAGTGCGCATACCCTGGGTTCCTCTCTGTTATGAATCTCTCGGAATCGTAGATACACGTAGACAGCCTCAAGATAGGATTGTTGTTGAGTTTTTCGCTGTTCttagatttctttctcttctgtAATTATCCATCGTATGTCATAACACGTATTTTAAAATGGAGAGAAATATTAGCAAGATACTTGACATATCGTGGAGATTCGGAGGTGAGGTAATAGTATATATGTTATAGACAAGTATGGATGTGccactttatattttttgattttcatgTCTCGCATGaattcgaaatttttaatgctaaaagatacaaatttttatcaagttaaatttttattagaaaatctgctaaataagaaataaatatattctatttttaattgtaatttgctATTGGtacaaaattgtacatttttattttaaatcttacctttaattaattttaagaataattgataataaacaagaTAATTTAATGTGACAACTTATGCAAATTTCCAAGTGcattcttatttataatagataatgtatTCTCATAATATCAATCATTAATGAAtgctattttatttcttctagtGACTGCAGCAAGTAATGATTCCAACAATATCGCAAAATCATTTTCTACAACTTAAATTATGTCTTGATAATGATGGTAAAGTTAAGAATGTATTTACTGAGATGACAATAGggcagttttataaatttttgcacgACTTGGAAAAGGCAAAATGTAATCTTGATTTGTTggtataattgaaatatttcaataatgttatatataaatattacctatgttaagatatatttaGAAGCAATTGTTTattgaaagttttttatacattttcttgtCATctgtacattatttaaaataaaaatatttattatttaagaatagaAATTTGGTTTATCTCTAATaagataattctttaaataatattactgttagataatttttgtcaACGTCATAATCTTAATGTCATAGGTCCTTGTTGATTAATTTTGAACTTAAAATGTATGGCTCAGTCTATACTCACTAGGAAATTATAGTATGGGAAATTAAGTCACCTAAGGaactgtatatattattcagattttctatttattaattttcatcatATATAGAATGCTTGAGTGAATCAAACTACAGCTTTGaagcaaaaaacaaaaacattttacataaaaatttattttataaaaatgaataattccAATTTTCTGATGTTGTATTTGTGAAAGTGTGtctgtgtgcgtgtgtgtgtgtgtataattgTATGAAGATTGTGTgcaatctaattttattcattaaaaaatttccatttttatgttttcagTTTGGTCTCATGcctcttatatatattttaaaaatataaatttttgatacaataaataattaaataaaagagctttaataatttttaacaaaaaagttgATCAACTTTAATAACTACATTAGAtttgtgtgtatttttttgtttatgatgtaaaaattaactcatGGATcctattatattaacaatacatgtataaataatggtcaattaaattatattgataagaattttttaaacaaatgttcTCTCTGTAAACATATATCaactgttataaatatttgattaaaacttAATCGAAAGATTGGGTgactaataattatcttataaaattacttttcctccattttttttttaagtatatacaGACTTTATATCTTCATACTTTAtcgagtaataaaaatattatacaattcatTATATTCCCTTGAAACAACTGTATTATCAATATCCATGCTGCATGCCAAATATCTCGATTTTCATGCAGGCTTGGTCGTGAAGAATGTATGATCTGaaagcaatataaaataaatttgtatagttAAGTATAAAGATTTCTATTTGCGAAGTAACGACTGTGCATATTGTCTGtagatatgtataaaaaaataagtgcgATAGGttttataagaaacaaaatgaGTGTGTCAACAGCAAATACAAAAGtgagaaactttatttattttgaacaaTATACATTCGTGGTTGTTCATTCATATTTTCGATTTAACAAAATCATGTAGTCATCACAATTAAGaacattaagaaataattcaacaatcaaaatgttatatttgtggcaataaatataaaaaagaaaagtttcaacatattttgttagttaacaataaaaacattattatcagatgcttatatactataaaaccTGCAAAAACTTCTATAACAAGACTATAAAATATCGTAAgtgtaaatgtttaatatttattatatgcattttacatattttatttggaaTGACTTTGGCCCAGTTATTTTAGATTTGATTCTagtacacatattttatataccaacaatataattttatttaaaaaatagaaaattgttatattgtgtaaaaaatgaaGTAACTCAGATATAAAGTTCGTCACTTTAATACTGTGctataaaatactattaagAATCAAATTAGCGAAAATGAGAATGATGAGCCGTGTATCAAGCGCATTCCaagcaataaatatatcaataagcTATTTTTAACAGAGTAATAGTACAATATATTCGGTCCCttggtatttttaaaattcacgcATTTGAACGAACATGTTAGAGTAGATACccgtttgaaaaaatttggtCTTGTGAAAAGGTCCTACAACAGGATTGACAGTTCTAAATGCCTTGCGTCTAGCAGGAAGTGGACTGAATACAGCACCTCTTTGATTATTAGGTTCTGCTAATGCTATTGCGGGATTTGCTTGTTCGGATGATGAGCTCTCTTGTGGTTTCAGTGCACCTAGTTGCAAGGACTTGCCTCTTTCTGCTTTTTCCTGAATGGATTCTAACACTGGTTGAATTGCACCGAGCAACGGTCGTTTGGACGGTTCTGCAGACCAACATTGTTCCATTAACGTCCAACACTCTTCATCAAACTGTGGCAGTCTCTCAGGCCTAAGAcctataatatatgaatatgttTCTTTAACGCTTCTTGTAATGTGAATACGACTAAAATAATtgagataaataataacttgaaTTAGCAAACAATCTGCTAAGTCAGCTAAAAGAATGTTATACATTCTTTAGTATtgctgaattatttaaaattttttatagagaaatttcaatgtaattttttattgtaaatataaaattatttttttattgtaaaatataaaattatttttttagcgcATAAATCTAGATAATCAAGCATgtctaagaaaaataattgcttaTAATACTGGCAACTTGCtatatatttgtctttaatGATTTCAAATATACCGATATTGtaacaatgtattttatatatatatgtatcgcTAGCATTTAACAGCAAGATAACATTAAAGTTATCTCACATTGATACTAATATGACAGCATTGTgtgatgttttatttaattacgatgGTAATATAACAACAATAGTacaaattttgacaattttaaagtTGATGCCAAATTGTTGGTAAGTTACTACCAAAATTGTCATATAAAGGCattaatttct is drawn from Monomorium pharaonis isolate MP-MQ-018 unplaced genomic scaffold, ASM1337386v2 scaffold_464, whole genome shotgun sequence and contains these coding sequences:
- the LOC105836454 gene encoding LOW QUALITY PROTEIN: COMM domain-containing protein 7 (The sequence of the model RefSeq protein was modified relative to this genomic sequence to represent the inferred CDS: deleted 1 base in 1 codon), whose protein sequence is MERNISKILDISWRFGVTAASNDSNNIAKSFLQLKLCLDNDGKVKNVFTEMTIGQFYKFLHDLEKAKCNLDLLV